In a genomic window of Pseudomonas oryzihabitans:
- a CDS encoding lipocalin family protein yields MKTSTKLLLLVGAAGLLAACASGPKPVPPLTAGNVDLQRYQGHWYEIARLPMFFQRNCAQSEANYHVMADGKVAVFNRCRTLDGKVEEATGTATPIKPGVTDRLDVRFDTWFSGVLPNIAKGPYWILYVDDDYKTALVGSPDRKYLWVLARKPELSAAEREKLLRIAREKGYDLNRLVWRETDANMP; encoded by the coding sequence ATGAAAACCTCTACCAAATTGTTGCTGCTGGTCGGCGCCGCGGGTCTGCTCGCGGCCTGCGCCAGTGGCCCGAAGCCGGTACCGCCGCTCACGGCAGGCAACGTCGATTTGCAGCGCTACCAGGGCCACTGGTACGAGATCGCCCGGCTGCCGATGTTCTTCCAGCGCAACTGCGCCCAGTCCGAGGCCAACTACCACGTCATGGCCGATGGCAAGGTGGCGGTGTTCAATCGTTGTCGCACCCTGGATGGCAAGGTCGAAGAAGCCACCGGCACCGCGACACCGATCAAACCCGGCGTGACCGATCGCCTGGACGTGCGCTTCGACACCTGGTTCAGCGGCGTGCTGCCCAATATCGCCAAGGGTCCGTACTGGATCCTCTATGTCGATGACGACTACAAGACCGCCCTGGTCGGCAGTCCGGATCGCAAGTACCTCTGGGTGCTGGCCCGCAAGCCCGAGCTTTCCGCGGCAGAGCGTGAAAAGCTGCTGCGCATCGCGCGCGAGAAAGGCTACGACCTGAACCGTCTCGTCTGGCGCGAGACCGACGCCAACATGCCCTGA
- a CDS encoding YbhB/YbcL family Raf kinase inhibitor-like protein has protein sequence MKLWTDAFADQGFMPKRHEFDVADFGAHGENISPALQWSDLPADTKSLALTVYDPDAPTGSGFWHWVVVNLPVTTQGLAENAGRADGSGLPAGALQLINDYGTRGFGGAAPPKGDKPHRYIFQLHALKVEHLPVPAEATNAVGRFMIHLNQLAAATYTGLYEIK, from the coding sequence GTGAAACTCTGGACCGACGCCTTCGCCGACCAAGGCTTCATGCCCAAGCGCCACGAATTCGACGTCGCCGATTTCGGCGCCCACGGCGAGAACATCTCACCTGCCTTGCAGTGGTCCGATCTGCCGGCCGACACCAAGAGTCTGGCGCTGACCGTCTACGATCCCGATGCCCCCACCGGTAGCGGTTTCTGGCACTGGGTGGTGGTCAACCTTCCGGTGACCACCCAGGGCCTCGCGGAAAACGCCGGCCGCGCCGATGGTTCGGGCCTGCCGGCTGGTGCCCTGCAACTGATCAACGACTACGGCACCCGCGGCTTCGGCGGCGCGGCGCCACCCAAGGGTGACAAGCCGCACCGCTATATTTTCCAGCTGCATGCGCTCAAGGTCGAACACCTGCCGGTGCCGGCGGAAGCGACCAATGCGGTCGGCCGCTTCATGATCCACCTCAATCAACTGGCCGCGGCGACCTATACCGGACTCTACGAGATCAAGTGA
- the pip gene encoding prolyl aminopeptidase yields MLNLYPEIKPYARHELAVEAPHVLYADESGSPDGLPVLFIHGGPGSGCDRLSRRFFDPNLYRIVTFDQRGCGRSTPYASLENNTTWQLVEDIERLREHLGIEQWVLFGGSWGSTLALAYAQRHPERVRAMILRGIFLCRPVDLHWFYQEGASRLFPDFWQDYLHPIAEEERDDLINAYYRRLTGPDELAQMSAARAWSCWEGRTATLRPNPDVLEKFSEHALAIARIECHYFVNDAFLEPDQLLRDMPKIAHIPAVIIHGRYDMVCPLDNAWALHQAWPGSELQIIRDAGHAASEPGICDALVRATDQIARQLLDLPQEAE; encoded by the coding sequence ATGTTGAATCTGTATCCGGAAATCAAGCCTTACGCCCGCCACGAGCTGGCCGTGGAGGCGCCCCACGTGCTCTACGCCGATGAGAGCGGCTCGCCCGACGGCCTGCCGGTATTGTTCATCCACGGTGGGCCGGGTTCCGGATGCGATCGCCTCAGCCGGCGCTTCTTCGATCCCAATCTCTACCGCATCGTCACCTTCGACCAGCGCGGCTGTGGTCGCTCCACGCCCTATGCCAGCCTGGAAAACAACACCACCTGGCAGTTGGTCGAGGACATCGAGCGGCTGCGCGAGCACCTGGGCATCGAACAGTGGGTACTGTTCGGCGGCTCCTGGGGCTCGACCCTGGCGCTGGCCTATGCCCAGCGCCATCCCGAGCGCGTCCGCGCGATGATCCTGCGCGGCATCTTTCTCTGCCGCCCGGTGGATCTGCACTGGTTCTACCAGGAGGGGGCGAGCCGGCTCTTCCCCGACTTCTGGCAGGACTACCTGCACCCCATCGCCGAAGAGGAGCGCGACGACCTGATCAACGCCTACTACCGGCGCCTGACCGGGCCGGACGAGCTGGCGCAGATGTCCGCCGCCCGCGCCTGGTCCTGCTGGGAGGGCCGTACCGCCACGCTGAGGCCCAATCCCGATGTCTTGGAGAAGTTCAGCGAACATGCCCTGGCCATCGCCCGCATCGAATGCCATTACTTCGTGAACGACGCCTTCCTCGAGCCGGACCAGCTGTTGCGTGACATGCCGAAGATCGCCCATATCCCGGCCGTGATCATCCATGGTCGCTACGACATGGTCTGTCCGCTGGACAACGCCTGGGCCCTGCACCAGGCCTGGCCCGGCAGCGAGTTGCAGATCATCCGCGATGCCGGCCATGCGGCGAGCGAACCCGGTATCTGCGATGCCCTGGTGCGCGCGACCGACCAGATCGCCCGGCAGTTGCTCGACCTGCCCCAGGAGGCCGAGTGA
- the dtd gene encoding D-aminoacyl-tRNA deacylase, with protein sequence MKALLQRVTRASVEVEGATVGAIGPGLLVFVGIEPQDDEAACARILKRLLEYRVFADGEQRMNLSLQDVGGGLLLVSQFTLAADTRSGRRPSFSTAAPPAQGERLFGHLVSLARDLHPEVQTGRFGADMQVSLINDGPVTFLLSI encoded by the coding sequence GTGAAGGCGCTGCTGCAGCGGGTCACCCGCGCCAGTGTCGAAGTCGAGGGTGCCACGGTCGGCGCCATCGGCCCCGGCCTGCTGGTGTTCGTCGGTATCGAGCCGCAGGATGACGAAGCAGCCTGTGCCCGGATACTCAAGCGCCTGCTGGAGTACCGGGTGTTCGCCGATGGCGAGCAGCGCATGAACCTGTCGCTGCAGGATGTTGGCGGCGGTCTGCTGCTGGTGTCCCAGTTCACCCTAGCCGCCGATACTCGCAGTGGGCGGCGGCCGAGCTTTTCCACCGCCGCGCCACCCGCCCAGGGCGAGCGCCTGTTCGGGCACCTGGTGAGCCTCGCTCGCGACCTGCATCCCGAGGTTCAGACCGGCCGCTTCGGTGCCGATATGCAGGTTTCCCTGATCAACGATGGGCCCGTGACATTTTTATTGTCGATTTAG
- a CDS encoding glucan biosynthesis protein G, whose amino-acid sequence MLSNSKVKLGQQGFALVGLSVALGLFSAQALAFSLDDVAAKAKELSDQKFVAPKSNLPASFSGMKYADYQQITFNQDKAYWKDAKTPFRLNFYHEGMQYSVPVKINEVTATGVEEIKYDPSMFNFGKLQIDQSQLKDLGFAGFKVLYPLNKAGKQDEVMTMLGASYFRVIGKNQVYGLSARGLAIDTALPSGEEFPRFTEFWIEQPQPDRRNLVIYALLDSPRATGAYRLVLTPGSDSTVDVESKVFLRDNVNKLGIAPLTSMYLFSPTQPSHQVNYRPALHDSDGLAIAAGNGEWLWRPLNNPRRLSVSTYTIENPRGFGLLQRGHHFYQYEDLDERYDKRPSGWVEPKGDWGKGRIELVEIPTPDETNDNIVAFWTPEKLPEKGQSIDMSYRINFTVDEPKFHTKDLAWVTQTRMSTGDVRQPNLVRQADGSLAYIIDFAGPNLEDLPDDSQVGSQVSLDANGELVDHSVRYNPVTKGYRLTLKLKVKDATKPVEMRANLAQGDKPLSETWTYQLPANE is encoded by the coding sequence GTGTTATCCAATTCCAAAGTTAAGCTGGGCCAGCAGGGCTTCGCCCTCGTCGGGCTATCCGTCGCACTTGGCCTGTTCAGCGCTCAAGCCCTGGCCTTCAGTCTGGACGATGTGGCCGCCAAGGCCAAAGAACTCTCCGACCAGAAATTCGTCGCGCCCAAGAGCAACCTGCCCGCATCCTTCAGCGGCATGAAGTATGCCGACTATCAGCAGATCACCTTCAATCAGGACAAGGCCTACTGGAAGGATGCCAAGACCCCCTTCCGCCTGAATTTCTATCACGAGGGCATGCAATACAGCGTGCCCGTGAAGATCAATGAGGTCACCGCCACCGGTGTCGAGGAGATCAAATACGATCCGTCGATGTTCAATTTCGGCAAGCTGCAGATCGACCAGTCGCAGCTCAAGGACCTCGGCTTCGCCGGCTTCAAGGTGCTCTATCCGCTGAACAAGGCGGGTAAACAAGACGAAGTCATGACCATGCTGGGCGCGAGCTACTTCCGCGTCATCGGCAAGAACCAGGTCTACGGCCTGTCCGCACGTGGCCTGGCGATCGACACCGCGCTGCCGTCCGGCGAAGAATTCCCGCGCTTCACCGAATTCTGGATCGAACAGCCCCAGCCGGACCGTCGTAACCTGGTGATCTATGCCCTGCTGGATTCGCCACGGGCCACCGGCGCCTACCGCCTGGTGCTGACCCCCGGTTCGGACAGCACCGTGGACGTCGAGTCCAAGGTGTTCCTGCGTGACAACGTCAACAAGCTCGGCATCGCTCCGCTGACCAGCATGTACCTGTTCAGCCCGACCCAGCCGAGTCACCAGGTCAATTACCGTCCGGCCCTGCACGACTCCGACGGCCTGGCCATCGCGGCGGGCAATGGCGAATGGCTGTGGCGCCCGTTGAACAACCCACGCCGTCTGTCGGTCAGCACCTATACCATCGAGAATCCCCGTGGCTTCGGCCTGTTGCAGCGGGGTCATCACTTCTACCAGTACGAAGACCTGGATGAGCGCTACGACAAGCGTCCCAGTGGCTGGGTGGAGCCCAAGGGCGACTGGGGCAAGGGCCGTATCGAGCTGGTGGAGATCCCGACACCGGATGAGACCAACGACAACATCGTGGCCTTCTGGACGCCGGAAAAGCTGCCGGAGAAGGGCCAGTCGATCGATATGAGCTATCGCATCAACTTCACCGTCGACGAGCCAAAGTTCCACACCAAGGATCTGGCCTGGGTCACCCAGACCCGGATGTCCACTGGCGATGTGCGTCAGCCCAACCTGGTTCGCCAGGCCGATGGCAGTCTGGCTTACATCATCGACTTCGCCGGTCCGAATCTCGAAGACCTGCCGGACGATTCCCAAGTCGGCTCCCAGGTCAGCCTGGACGCCAACGGTGAACTGGTCGATCACTCGGTGCGCTACAACCCGGTTACCAAGGGCTATCGCCTGACCTTGAAACTCAAGGTCAAGGATGCGACCAAGCCGGTGGAAATGCGCGCCAACCTCGCCCAGGGCGACAAGCCGCTCAGCGAAACCTGGACCTACCAGCTACCTGCCAATGAATAA
- the mdoH gene encoding glucans biosynthesis glucosyltransferase MdoH encodes MNNSTRDTSVAATGDYLEHLPLPAGQRQVLDTTTDIETLHRQLAGARGESAQGAEAVIASTEARLAAGWGDTLEDGELLGSDAQGRVFIKATPPMTRSMMVPDPWRTNPVARGWKRLLGRKDHSRWQPDPDADAHANWRKVGSFRRFILLILMLVQTGIATWYMKAVLPYQGWALVDLSEVYRQGWGESIRQVLPYVVQTSILLLFALLFCWVSAGFWTALMGFWQLLSGRDKYSISASSTGTEPIDPQSRTALVMPIANEDVPRVFAGLRATYESVRASGELEHFDFFILSDSNDPDKCVAEEKAWLELCREVGGFGHIFYRRRRRRVKRKSGNIDDFCRRWGSQYKYMVVLDADSVMSGECLASLVRLMEANPRAGIIQTAPKASGMDTLYARLQQFATRVYGPLFTAGLHFWQLGESHYWGHNAIIRVKPFIDHCALAPLPGKGSFAGAILSHDFVEAALMRRSGWGVWIAYDLPGSYEELPPNLLDELKRDRRWCHGNLMNFRLFLVKGMHPVHRAVFLTGVMSYLSAPLWFLFLVLSTALLAIHKLLEPQYFFQPRQLFPVWPQWHPEQAIALFSTTLVLLFLPKLLSVVLIVAKGAKEFGGGLRLFISMLLEMLFSVLLAPVRMLFHTVFVTAAFLGWSVQWNSPQRDDDDTPWSEAFRRHGSQMLLGLIWTAGVAWLDPRFLWWLSPIVVSLILSAPVSVISSRTNLGLGSRRHHLFLIPEEYAPPRELVATDEYLHLNNRNALTKGFLRAAVDPVLNALAIGMARARHGKVVEPARRLREERVARVLAAGPDKTKGDDQWRLLSDPDGMAQLHLQVWKAEEHRNWREAYATLRPRSHSDSAADAVSNPAKLNPRPAS; translated from the coding sequence ATGAATAACAGTACCCGCGATACTTCGGTCGCCGCGACCGGCGACTACCTCGAGCACCTGCCGCTGCCCGCTGGGCAGCGGCAGGTGCTGGACACCACGACCGACATCGAGACGTTGCACCGGCAACTGGCCGGCGCCCGGGGAGAGAGTGCCCAGGGTGCCGAAGCGGTGATCGCTTCCACCGAAGCCCGCCTCGCCGCTGGCTGGGGCGACACCCTGGAAGACGGTGAACTCCTGGGCAGCGATGCCCAGGGGCGTGTCTTCATCAAGGCCACGCCGCCCATGACCCGCTCCATGATGGTGCCCGATCCCTGGCGCACCAATCCCGTGGCGCGGGGCTGGAAGCGGCTGCTCGGCCGCAAGGATCACAGCCGCTGGCAACCCGATCCCGACGCCGATGCCCATGCCAATTGGCGCAAGGTAGGCTCCTTCCGGCGTTTCATCCTGCTCATCCTGATGCTGGTGCAAACCGGCATCGCGACCTGGTACATGAAGGCCGTCTTGCCCTACCAGGGCTGGGCGCTGGTTGATCTGAGCGAGGTCTATCGCCAGGGCTGGGGCGAGTCCATCCGCCAGGTACTGCCTTATGTGGTGCAGACCAGCATCCTGCTGCTCTTCGCCCTGCTGTTTTGCTGGGTCTCCGCCGGTTTCTGGACCGCCCTCATGGGCTTCTGGCAACTGCTGAGCGGGCGCGACAAGTACAGCATCTCGGCCAGCTCCACTGGCACCGAGCCGATCGATCCCCAGTCCCGTACCGCCCTGGTGATGCCCATCGCCAACGAAGACGTGCCGCGGGTGTTCGCCGGTCTGCGTGCCACCTATGAATCGGTCAGGGCCAGCGGCGAGCTGGAACACTTCGACTTCTTCATCCTCAGCGACAGTAACGATCCGGACAAATGCGTGGCCGAGGAAAAGGCCTGGCTGGAGCTGTGCCGCGAGGTCGGTGGCTTCGGGCACATCTTCTATCGTCGTCGCCGCCGTCGGGTGAAGCGCAAGAGCGGCAACATCGACGACTTCTGCCGGCGCTGGGGCAGCCAGTACAAGTACATGGTGGTGCTCGACGCCGATAGCGTGATGAGCGGCGAATGCCTGGCCAGCCTGGTCCGGTTGATGGAGGCCAACCCGCGTGCCGGCATCATCCAGACCGCGCCCAAGGCATCCGGCATGGACACCCTCTATGCCCGCCTGCAGCAATTCGCTACCCGGGTGTACGGGCCGTTGTTCACTGCGGGCCTGCATTTCTGGCAGCTGGGCGAATCCCACTACTGGGGCCACAACGCCATCATCCGGGTCAAGCCGTTCATCGATCACTGCGCCCTGGCACCGCTACCAGGCAAGGGCTCGTTCGCCGGTGCCATTCTTTCTCACGACTTCGTCGAAGCGGCGCTGATGCGGCGCTCCGGTTGGGGCGTGTGGATCGCCTACGACCTGCCGGGCAGCTACGAAGAACTGCCGCCCAACCTGCTGGACGAGCTCAAGCGCGACCGCCGTTGGTGCCATGGCAACCTGATGAACTTCCGGCTGTTCCTGGTCAAGGGCATGCACCCGGTGCACCGCGCGGTGTTCCTCACCGGGGTGATGTCCTACCTTTCGGCGCCGCTGTGGTTCCTCTTCCTGGTGCTGTCCACGGCGCTGCTGGCGATCCACAAGCTGCTGGAACCCCAGTACTTCTTCCAGCCGCGGCAACTGTTCCCGGTATGGCCGCAGTGGCATCCGGAACAGGCCATCGCCCTGTTCTCCACCACCCTGGTACTGCTGTTCCTGCCCAAGCTGCTCAGCGTGGTGCTGATCGTCGCCAAGGGCGCCAAGGAATTCGGTGGCGGCCTGCGCCTGTTCATCTCCATGCTGCTGGAAATGCTCTTCTCGGTGCTCCTGGCACCGGTGCGGATGCTGTTCCACACGGTGTTCGTCACCGCTGCCTTCCTCGGCTGGTCGGTACAGTGGAATTCGCCCCAGCGTGACGACGATGACACGCCCTGGAGCGAAGCCTTCCGTCGCCACGGCTCGCAGATGCTGCTCGGCTTGATCTGGACCGCAGGCGTGGCCTGGCTGGATCCGCGATTCCTCTGGTGGCTGTCGCCCATCGTGGTGTCGCTGATCCTCTCGGCGCCGGTCTCGGTGATTTCCAGCCGGACCAACCTCGGTCTGGGCAGCCGCCGGCATCATTTGTTCCTGATTCCGGAAGAGTACGCCCCGCCGCGAGAGCTGGTGGCGACCGACGAGTACCTGCACCTGAACAACCGCAATGCCCTGACCAAAGGCTTCCTGCGCGCCGCTGTCGATCCGGTGCTCAACGCCCTGGCCATCGGCATGGCCCGTGCACGCCATGGCAAGGTGGTGGAGCCGGCGCGACGCCTGCGCGAAGAGCGGGTGGCGCGGGTGCTGGCAGCGGGTCCGGACAAGACCAAGGGCGACGACCAGTGGCGTCTGCTCAGCGATCCGGACGGCATGGCGCAATTGCACCTGCAGGTCTGGAAGGCTGAAGAGCACCGCAATTGGCGCGAGGCCTATGCCACGCTCAGGCCGCGCTCGCACAGCGACTCGGCGGCGGATGCGGTATCCAACCCGGCCAAACTAAACCCGCGGCCTGCCTCCTGA
- a CDS encoding LysR family transcriptional regulator, which translates to MNLTHRQLTMFRAIMLHGNLGRAADACASSQPTLSRELARLEQLLGFNLFDRVRGRLRPTVRALALMKEVERSFIGLEQIAARASELRTQTTGRLRIACLPALAHALVPRALVDLSHAHPEQGVSVHPLESPWLEQAMSEQRFDLGLSETQEAPAGVALQPLLKVNEVAVLPRDHSLCRKARLQPRDFTGERFISLAVGDPYRTAIDAIFEEAKVHRATLLETTSAVAVCAMVRQGLGVAIVNPFTALELSGPDLVVRPLTVAIDYQVNMLLPEIAAPHPLQGVLADTVRKACAALNPHYSL; encoded by the coding sequence ATGAATTTAACTCATCGCCAGCTGACAATGTTTCGCGCCATCATGCTCCACGGCAACCTGGGGCGTGCAGCTGACGCGTGCGCGTCAAGCCAGCCCACTTTGAGTCGCGAGCTGGCTCGTCTGGAGCAGTTACTGGGGTTTAACCTTTTTGATCGGGTGCGGGGCCGATTACGACCTACCGTGCGGGCACTTGCGCTGATGAAGGAAGTAGAACGCTCGTTTATCGGCTTGGAACAGATCGCAGCGCGCGCTAGCGAATTGCGCACGCAAACGACAGGTCGCCTGCGCATTGCGTGTTTGCCGGCATTGGCCCATGCCTTGGTACCCCGCGCACTGGTAGATCTCTCACATGCACACCCTGAACAAGGCGTCAGCGTGCATCCCTTGGAGTCGCCCTGGCTGGAGCAAGCCATGAGTGAACAGCGTTTTGACCTGGGACTGAGTGAAACCCAAGAGGCACCTGCTGGCGTTGCCTTGCAGCCCTTACTGAAAGTCAATGAAGTGGCTGTTTTGCCACGTGATCACAGCCTGTGCCGCAAGGCGCGACTGCAACCACGCGACTTTACAGGCGAGCGCTTCATCAGTCTCGCGGTTGGCGACCCGTATCGAACCGCTATTGATGCGATATTCGAGGAGGCTAAAGTACATCGCGCAACCCTGCTTGAAACCACGAGCGCAGTGGCTGTCTGCGCCATGGTGCGTCAGGGCCTGGGCGTTGCCATCGTAAACCCTTTCACCGCACTGGAACTCAGCGGACCGGACCTGGTAGTGCGGCCGCTGACCGTTGCCATCGATTATCAGGTGAATATGCTTCTTCCGGAAATCGCAGCGCCGCACCCCCTGCAGGGCGTTCTCGCAGACACCGTCCGCAAAGCCTGTGCCGCCTTGAACCCCCATTACTCGCTATGA
- the lysA gene encoding diaminopimelate decarboxylase codes for MNPFTPATIAPLAQQFGTPLWIYDADTITRQIAALRLFDVVRFAQKANSNTHILRLMKRQGAMVDSVSLGEIERALASGFTPGLHNGHADIVFTADLLDRATLARVVELNIPVNCGSMDMLDQLGAVTAGHPVWLRINPGFGHGHSKKTNTGGEHSKHGIWHGDLVRACEKIKSNGLALQGLHMHIGSGVDYAHLQEVCGAMLKLVEVVNTQGLDLHAISAGGGLSVPYQAGEPTIDTAHYFALWDAARHAAEQLLEHPVKLEIEPGRYLMAESGVLVTEVRATKQQGANHFVMVDAGFSDLARPALYGAYHGMELIRSDGTAVNGLQFDTVVAGPLCESGDVFTQGEGGVVLHRSLPQAQVGDLLVLHDTGAYGASMSSNYNARPLIAEVLMENGEPRLIRRRQTVAELLALEAV; via the coding sequence ATGAACCCTTTTACTCCCGCTACCATCGCTCCTTTGGCCCAGCAGTTCGGTACCCCGCTGTGGATCTATGATGCCGACACCATTACGCGCCAGATTGCCGCTCTGCGGTTGTTTGACGTCGTGCGTTTCGCTCAGAAAGCCAACTCCAATACACACATCCTTCGCCTCATGAAGCGACAGGGCGCAATGGTGGACTCGGTGTCTTTGGGTGAAATCGAACGCGCGTTGGCTAGTGGTTTTACGCCGGGCTTGCACAACGGGCACGCAGACATCGTGTTCACGGCCGATCTGCTGGACCGCGCTACGCTTGCGCGCGTGGTGGAACTCAATATTCCCGTGAACTGCGGCTCCATGGACATGCTGGACCAATTGGGTGCGGTCACCGCGGGGCACCCGGTGTGGCTACGCATCAACCCAGGTTTCGGGCATGGCCATTCCAAGAAAACAAATACTGGTGGCGAGCATAGCAAGCATGGCATCTGGCATGGCGACCTAGTACGCGCCTGCGAAAAGATAAAGTCCAACGGCCTGGCCTTGCAGGGCCTGCACATGCATATCGGCTCAGGCGTGGACTACGCGCACCTGCAGGAAGTGTGCGGTGCCATGCTGAAGCTGGTAGAGGTAGTGAATACGCAGGGTTTGGACCTGCACGCCATCTCCGCAGGCGGCGGTCTGTCCGTTCCCTACCAGGCCGGTGAACCCACGATTGATACGGCGCACTACTTTGCATTATGGGATGCAGCGCGCCATGCCGCGGAACAACTGCTGGAGCACCCAGTGAAACTGGAAATAGAACCGGGCCGCTATTTAATGGCCGAGTCCGGCGTGCTGGTCACTGAGGTACGCGCCACGAAGCAACAGGGCGCCAACCATTTTGTGATGGTGGACGCCGGCTTCAGTGATCTGGCTCGCCCGGCCCTATACGGCGCGTACCACGGCATGGAGTTGATCCGCTCTGATGGCACAGCGGTTAATGGCCTGCAGTTTGACACGGTGGTTGCCGGACCTCTGTGCGAGTCGGGAGATGTGTTTACGCAGGGAGAAGGTGGCGTGGTGTTGCACCGGTCCTTGCCGCAGGCGCAGGTGGGAGATCTGCTGGTGTTGCACGACACCGGCGCGTATGGCGCCTCCATGTCATCGAACTACAACGCGCGCCCGCTGATTGCCGAAGTGCTGATGGAAAATGGTGAGCCCCGGCTTATTCGACGAAGGCAGACTGTGGCTGAGTTGCTCGCGCTGGAGGCGGTGTAA
- a CDS encoding ISL3 family transposase: MPVNVLNLPGLQVLDFKETDTDYHVKAAPTIVSKLCPHCGRSNETVTHAQKTLFIRDLPSHGKSVAVHLDVPRLRCKPCGKTFTAAVPEVDTARQMTERLAKWVGRQGLEYTYAEIAKQVGIDEKTVRNVFDEYVAELEKEFKRETPVWLGIDEIKLGRFRAVFTNIQGRALIDMLPDRYGTSIVAFLHSLPNKERITHVATDMWRPYRIAVQQALPDAKLVVDKFHVVSKANASFDAVRRSIGNQDKKRHALGLKRAHKLFAKRQADLDDEQHLTVSGWLNSFPLLAAAYDLKERLYKVYEVETKEEAWGEYLAWEASIPDELAQPFRPVKTAFRNWKTYILNYFDDERVTNAFTESFNAKIRRVYRDGRGYTFERLRAKVLFTDKLQKRVHIQEKVKVRKKPKFEEVGMARMYLMTRMVCEERAEYELRIQIRQGNLGTDLTTLEALFDSGLF, from the coding sequence ATGCCCGTCAATGTCCTCAATCTCCCTGGCCTGCAGGTGCTCGACTTCAAGGAAACCGATACCGACTACCATGTGAAGGCAGCGCCGACCATCGTTTCCAAGCTCTGCCCACACTGCGGGCGCTCCAACGAAACCGTTACCCACGCTCAGAAAACGTTGTTCATCCGCGACCTTCCGTCCCACGGCAAGAGCGTAGCGGTTCACCTCGATGTGCCGCGTCTGCGCTGCAAGCCCTGTGGCAAAACCTTCACGGCAGCGGTGCCCGAAGTCGATACCGCCCGCCAGATGACAGAGCGCCTGGCCAAGTGGGTTGGGCGTCAGGGGCTGGAATACACCTACGCCGAGATTGCCAAGCAAGTAGGGATCGACGAAAAGACCGTCCGCAATGTCTTCGATGAGTATGTGGCGGAACTGGAGAAAGAGTTCAAGCGAGAAACGCCGGTCTGGCTGGGCATCGACGAAATCAAGCTGGGCCGCTTCCGGGCAGTCTTCACCAACATCCAGGGCCGGGCACTGATCGACATGCTACCCGACCGCTACGGCACGTCCATTGTTGCTTTCCTGCACTCCCTGCCGAACAAGGAACGGATCACGCACGTTGCCACGGATATGTGGCGTCCATACCGGATCGCCGTCCAGCAAGCCTTGCCGGATGCCAAGCTCGTGGTGGACAAGTTCCACGTCGTCAGCAAGGCCAATGCCTCGTTTGATGCGGTCAGGCGCAGCATCGGCAACCAGGACAAGAAACGCCACGCCCTCGGACTGAAACGCGCCCACAAGCTCTTTGCCAAGCGCCAAGCCGATCTGGATGATGAACAGCACCTGACTGTTTCCGGATGGCTCAACAGCTTCCCGCTGCTGGCCGCTGCTTATGACTTGAAGGAACGGCTCTACAAGGTCTATGAGGTAGAAACGAAGGAAGAGGCATGGGGCGAGTATCTGGCTTGGGAAGCCAGCATCCCGGATGAGCTTGCCCAACCCTTCCGGCCCGTGAAGACGGCTTTCCGGAACTGGAAGACCTACATCCTGAACTACTTCGACGATGAGCGCGTCACGAACGCCTTTACCGAGTCGTTCAACGCCAAGATCAGGCGGGTATATCGGGATGGGCGGGGCTACACCTTCGAGCGGCTGCGGGCCAAGGTGCTGTTCACCGACAAGCTGCAAAAGCGGGTGCACATCCAGGAGAAGGTCAAGGTCAGGAAAAAGCCGAAGTTCGAGGAAGTCGGCATGGCTCGCATGTACCTCATGACGCGCATGGTCTGTGAAGAAAGAGCGGAATACGAGCTACGGATACAGATCCGGCAGGGCAACCTCGGAACTGACCTGACCACCTTGGAGGCTCTTTTCGACTCAGGGCTGTTTTAG